ATCACGCCCCCGTGGTAGGTGCCGTCGGCTGAAATCAGATCGAAAGTCGTGGCGGTGCCCATATCGACCACGATGCAGTCGGTCGCATAGCGCTCGCGGACCGCCACCGCGTTGGCTATCCGGTCGGCTCCGATAGAACTGGCCGGGGCATCTACATCGTAGACTATCCCCAGTTCCGTATCACCGCTGATCAAGACAGGTTCCACCTCAAAATACCGTCTGCCAAGCTTTTCGAACACGTAAGTCAGGGTCGGAACCACCGATCCGATTACCACCCCGTCGACCTTGCTGTCCGCACCGGCCCGCTGGAGGATAGAGAGCACCAGGTGGCCGTAATCGTCCACCGTGCGCTCCGGGTTGCTGTCGATCCGCCAGCGGCCGGCCAGCTCCAGACCGTCGTAAAGCCCCATCACGATATGCGTATTACCGATATCGAAAGCCAGAATCATCCGGGGAAACCCCCTTTATTGCTTGGTTGTGCCTTCAGTATTGTACAAGATGGCCGCTGGTAACAGTCCGCAACCTGCTTTCGCCGCGTCCTTCCACCAGCAGTCCGCCGTTTTCATCGATTCCGCGCGCCGTACCGGACACGCTGGATCCGTCCTCAGCCTGCACCGTCACCTCGCGGCCTTTCAGGAAATCACGAACCTGG
The nucleotide sequence above comes from Candidatus Glassbacteria bacterium. Encoded proteins:
- a CDS encoding type III pantothenate kinase, translating into MILAFDIGNTHIVMGLYDGLELAGRWRIDSNPERTVDDYGHLVLSILQRAGADSKVDGVVIGSVVPTLTYVFEKLGRRYFEVEPVLISGDTELGIVYDVDAPASSIGADRIANAVAVRERYATDCIVVDMGTATTFDLISADGTYHGGVISPGISTSAESLISRASMLSRVKIEAPPKVIGRDTISMMQSGIFYGAICQIDGLVERLKAEWGKPCRVIATGGFVTMLAKFSREFDTVDPNLTLDGLRLSYQIVTGH